One window of Peptococcaceae bacterium genomic DNA carries:
- the hemC gene encoding hydroxymethylbilane synthase, producing the protein MRKKIRVGTRTSRLALWQAGFVVNRLKICCPAYEFEIIPIVTAGDRLIDVSLDTAGDKGLFTKELELALLNREVDMAVHSMKDYPTEETNGLVIAAVTERHDPREALISKRGEPFLRLPEGTRVGTSSQRRKSQLLHRRPDLQVVEMRGNVDTRLNKLETVDYDAIVLAAAGVERLGLHARITEKLDFSVCLPAAGQGALGVETRASDEETIELAVMVNHRETARCVLEERAFLRALGGGCQVPAGVLAVYENKKIVLQAAVGSPDGRLMLRAAISGEIEPPGELGEALCRQLKSQGAGSILEQARGGRSS; encoded by the coding sequence ATGAGAAAAAAGATCAGGGTCGGCACGAGAACGAGCCGGCTGGCCTTATGGCAGGCAGGTTTTGTAGTGAACAGGCTAAAAATTTGCTGTCCGGCATATGAGTTCGAGATTATACCCATTGTTACCGCGGGTGACCGTTTAATTGACGTTTCCCTGGACACGGCGGGTGATAAGGGGCTTTTTACAAAAGAGCTGGAGCTTGCCCTGCTCAACCGGGAGGTAGACATGGCCGTGCACAGCATGAAGGATTATCCCACGGAAGAGACGAACGGCCTGGTCATTGCGGCGGTGACAGAGCGGCACGATCCCCGGGAAGCGCTTATCAGCAAAAGAGGGGAGCCTTTTTTGCGGCTGCCGGAAGGGACACGGGTCGGGACCAGCAGCCAGCGCCGCAAGTCGCAGCTTCTTCACCGGCGGCCCGATTTGCAGGTCGTGGAGATGAGGGGCAATGTCGATACCCGCCTTAATAAACTGGAGACGGTCGATTATGACGCTATCGTCCTGGCTGCGGCCGGTGTGGAAAGGCTTGGCCTCCATGCACGGATAACGGAAAAACTTGATTTTTCGGTTTGCCTGCCGGCGGCGGGACAGGGAGCCCTGGGAGTGGAAACAAGGGCCAGCGACGAAGAAACAATTGAGCTTGCCGTGATGGTCAATCACCGGGAGACAGCGCGCTGCGTCCTGGAAGAAAGAGCATTTCTCCGGGCGCTGGGGGGCGGCTGCCAGGTTCCTGCCGGTGTGCTGGCGGTATATGAAAACAAAAAAATTGTTCTGCAGGCGGCGGTGGGCTCGCCCGACGGCAGGCTTATGCTGCGCGCGGCTATTTCCGGGGAAATTGAACCTCCCGGGGAGTTGGGGGAGGCGCTGTGCCGGCAGTTAAAAAGCCAGGGCGCAGGCAGCATCCTGGAACAAGCCAGAGGGGGGCGGTCGTCATAA
- a CDS encoding bifunctional precorrin-2 dehydrogenase/sirohydrochlorin ferrochelatase codes for MGPYYPVCLNLAGKTCAVVGGGSVAERKVRSLFEAGGGVRVVSPRVTKGIKELTKNGKVTWLRQEYEPACLEGSFLVVAATGDRLVNSRIVADCKERNILVNTADSLPESDFIASAHFRRGDLVIAVSTGGKGPALAAKIRGELESLYGPEYAVLLDVLGMARDMARRRIDDPLARSKKLKDMVAGGQVSRLVLEGRLEEAREEVRKCLSPFSG; via the coding sequence ATGGGGCCATATTATCCGGTTTGCCTGAACCTGGCGGGTAAAACGTGCGCCGTCGTGGGAGGCGGCAGCGTGGCGGAACGCAAGGTCCGGTCTCTATTTGAGGCCGGGGGCGGAGTCAGGGTCGTATCGCCGCGGGTGACGAAAGGGATAAAAGAATTAACCAAAAACGGAAAAGTGACCTGGCTCCGGCAGGAGTATGAACCGGCCTGCCTCGAAGGCAGTTTTCTGGTCGTGGCCGCCACGGGCGACCGCCTTGTCAACAGCAGGATCGTGGCCGACTGCAAAGAGCGCAATATTCTGGTGAATACGGCTGACAGCCTGCCGGAAAGCGATTTCATCGCCAGTGCTCATTTTAGGAGGGGAGACCTGGTGATCGCCGTTTCCACCGGCGGCAAAGGCCCGGCCCTGGCCGCTAAAATAAGGGGAGAACTGGAGAGCCTTTATGGACCGGAGTACGCGGTGTTGCTGGACGTGCTGGGGATGGCCAGGGACATGGCCCGCCGGCGCATCGACGACCCGCTGGCGCGAAGCAAAAAACTTAAAGACATGGTGGCGGGCGGGCAGGTTTCGCGGCTGGTGCTGGAGGGAAGGCTGGAAGAAGCCAGGGAAGAGGTGAGAAAATGCCTATCGCCGTTTTCGGGTTGA
- a CDS encoding ATP-binding cassette domain-containing protein, translating to MRYVLEAEDVFFTYPDGTRALNGLTMRVPAGKKVAVLGKNGSGKSTLFLHFNGLQRPQKGVVKFNGSAVSYEKRALKLLRKSVGIVFQDPDDQLFSASVYQDVSFGPLNLGWPEEKTRRKVEEVLRQTGLWEEWNKPVHFLSHGQKKRAAIAGVLAMEPEVIVLDEPTAGLDPAFGSDLLSLLDKFNREGAAVIVSSHNTDEIYAWADHVFVLERGRVIGEGSPVEVFRREDVLKKAGLVKPWVLDVFDRLAASGKLDKKRTPPHKREELLDILGV from the coding sequence GTGCGGTATGTCCTGGAAGCCGAGGATGTTTTTTTCACCTACCCTGACGGGACCAGGGCTCTTAACGGTCTTACCATGAGGGTTCCCGCAGGTAAAAAAGTTGCCGTGCTTGGTAAGAACGGGTCTGGAAAATCAACCCTTTTTCTCCATTTCAATGGCCTCCAGAGGCCTCAAAAAGGCGTTGTGAAGTTTAACGGGTCGGCCGTAAGCTATGAGAAAAGGGCGCTGAAACTGCTGAGGAAAAGTGTTGGCATTGTTTTCCAGGACCCTGACGACCAGCTTTTTTCGGCTAGCGTCTACCAGGATGTTTCTTTCGGTCCCTTGAACCTGGGCTGGCCGGAGGAGAAGACCAGGCGGAAGGTAGAAGAAGTTCTCCGGCAGACCGGCCTCTGGGAGGAGTGGAACAAACCGGTGCATTTTTTAAGCCACGGGCAAAAAAAGCGGGCGGCGATTGCCGGTGTTCTGGCCATGGAGCCGGAGGTGATTGTCCTGGACGAACCGACCGCCGGGCTTGATCCGGCCTTTGGCAGCGATTTGTTGAGCCTGCTCGATAAATTCAACAGGGAAGGGGCTGCCGTGATTGTCTCCAGCCATAACACCGACGAGATTTACGCCTGGGCGGATCATGTTTTTGTGCTGGAAAGAGGCCGGGTGATCGGGGAAGGCAGCCCGGTGGAAGTTTTCCGCCGGGAAGATGTGCTCAAAAAGGCCGGCCTTGTCAAACCCTGGGTTCTGGATGTGTTCGATAGACTCGCGGCTTCCGGGAAATTGGACAAAAAAAGGACGCCGCCCCACAAAAGGGAAGAGCTCCTGGATATTTTGGGTGTTTGA
- a CDS encoding energy-coupling factor ABC transporter permease — MAKKGCLWKRTAGCAALLAVVIVLLPRPVMAMHIMEGFLPLKWSVFWTAASLPFVVLGAVSISRRLAQNPELKLLLGAAGAFTFVLSALKIPSVTGSSSHPTGVGLGAALFGPLTMSVLGAIVLFFQAVLLAHGGLTTLGANTFSMAVAGPFMAYGTYRLAVKLRASRGAAVFLAAFAGDLITYVVTSLQLALAFPSQQGGVMASALKFLGIFAVTQLPLAVSEGLLTVVVFNFLVSYSGQELLILEKDNF; from the coding sequence ATGGCGAAAAAAGGCTGCTTGTGGAAAAGAACGGCTGGCTGCGCGGCACTGCTTGCGGTTGTTATCGTGTTGCTGCCCAGGCCGGTTATGGCCATGCACATTATGGAAGGTTTTCTGCCCTTGAAATGGTCGGTTTTCTGGACGGCGGCCAGCCTGCCCTTTGTCGTCCTGGGGGCGGTTTCCATTTCCCGCCGGCTGGCCCAAAACCCGGAGCTTAAACTCCTGCTTGGAGCAGCGGGGGCGTTTACTTTTGTCCTGTCGGCTTTAAAGATCCCCTCCGTGACGGGCAGCAGTTCTCATCCCACCGGGGTTGGACTTGGCGCCGCCCTGTTCGGTCCTTTGACCATGAGCGTGCTGGGGGCCATAGTCCTGTTTTTTCAGGCTGTTTTGCTGGCGCACGGCGGGCTGACCACCCTGGGGGCCAATACTTTTTCCATGGCTGTTGCCGGGCCGTTTATGGCGTACGGCACATACCGCCTGGCCGTCAAATTACGCGCTTCCAGGGGGGCGGCGGTTTTTTTGGCTGCCTTTGCCGGGGATTTGATAACCTACGTGGTTACTTCGCTCCAGCTGGCCCTGGCTTTCCCTTCGCAGCAGGGCGGGGTCATGGCCTCGGCGCTCAAGTTCCTGGGGATTTTTGCCGTAACCCAGCTTCCCCTGGCGGTAAGCGAAGGGCTGCTGACGGTGGTCGTTTTCAATTTCCTGGTCTCGTACAGCGGCCAGGAGCTGCTGATTTTGGAAAAAGACAACTTCTGA
- the hemL gene encoding glutamate-1-semialdehyde 2,1-aminomutase: protein MKTGSRRSKQCYEEACRVIPGGVNSPVRAFKAVGDYPLFIESGLGARVTDVDGNEYLDYVGSWGPLILGHRHPRVVEAIRECLERKGTSFGAPTELETEMARLICEALPSVELVRMVNSGTEATMSALRLARARTGRSKLLKFEGCYHGHADPLLVRAGSGALTFGVPSSPGVPKETAAETMTASYNDVEGVIELFRSRGEEIAAVIVEPVAGNMGVVLPEKGFLETLRKITAGYGALLIFDEVITGFRLAWGGFQNLVGIRPDLTCLGKIIGGGLPVGAYGGQREVMELAAPAGPVYQAGTLSGNPLAMSAGLAALQELKQGNPYERLENMGRMLAEGLAAAAGEAGVEVTVNRCGSLLTCFFTRGPVRDYRSATRADTGAYRVFFQAMLARGIYLPPSQFEAIFISAAHGEEDVEKTVAAAAQAFKEVKVWYNN from the coding sequence ATGAAAACCGGTTCGCGAAGATCCAAACAATGTTACGAGGAAGCCTGCCGGGTCATTCCCGGGGGTGTCAACAGCCCGGTTAGGGCGTTCAAGGCTGTCGGGGATTATCCCCTGTTTATCGAGAGCGGTCTTGGCGCGCGGGTTACGGACGTGGACGGGAACGAGTACCTCGATTACGTCGGTTCGTGGGGGCCTTTAATCCTGGGACACCGCCACCCGCGGGTCGTCGAAGCAATCCGGGAGTGCCTGGAAAGAAAAGGCACAAGCTTCGGCGCGCCCACCGAGCTGGAGACAGAGATGGCCAGGCTGATCTGCGAGGCCCTGCCCTCGGTGGAGCTGGTTCGCATGGTCAATTCCGGGACGGAAGCGACCATGAGCGCGCTGAGGTTGGCCCGCGCCCGTACCGGGCGAAGCAAGCTCCTGAAATTCGAGGGGTGTTACCACGGGCATGCCGATCCTTTGCTGGTCAGGGCCGGTTCGGGCGCCCTCACCTTCGGCGTTCCTTCCAGCCCGGGAGTACCAAAAGAAACGGCGGCGGAGACCATGACCGCTTCATACAACGACGTGGAAGGAGTAATAGAGCTTTTCCGAAGCAGGGGAGAGGAAATCGCCGCGGTCATAGTTGAACCCGTAGCCGGCAACATGGGCGTGGTCCTGCCGGAAAAGGGGTTCCTGGAAACTTTAAGAAAAATAACGGCTGGATACGGCGCCCTTCTGATATTTGACGAGGTGATCACGGGGTTCCGGCTGGCCTGGGGCGGGTTCCAGAACCTCGTAGGGATCAGGCCCGACCTGACCTGCCTGGGCAAGATCATCGGCGGGGGGCTGCCCGTGGGAGCTTACGGCGGCCAAAGGGAGGTCATGGAACTGGCAGCCCCGGCGGGACCGGTTTACCAGGCCGGCACGCTTTCGGGGAACCCCCTGGCTATGAGCGCGGGGCTGGCTGCCCTGCAGGAACTGAAGCAAGGCAATCCCTATGAAAGACTGGAAAACATGGGGCGCATGCTGGCTGAAGGGCTGGCTGCGGCGGCCGGAGAAGCGGGCGTCGAGGTGACGGTCAACCGGTGCGGTTCTCTTCTCACCTGCTTTTTCACCCGGGGCCCGGTCAGGGATTACCGGTCGGCAACCAGGGCTGACACCGGAGCCTACAGAGTCTTTTTCCAGGCCATGCTGGCCCGCGGCATATACCTGCCGCCGTCCCAGTTTGAAGCCATATTCATTTCCGCGGCCCACGGCGAAGAAGATGTCGAAAAGACCGTCGCCGCAGCCGCCCAAGCTTTTAAAGAGGTTAAAGTCTGGTATAATAATTAG
- the cbiQ gene encoding cobalt ECF transporter T component CbiQ — MMFPTEQYAYAGKLRGVHPLEKFSFAVVTMTLGLAVNRPEIYVIITVLMLGVLVGKAGIPGAVVLKMLLVPLAFLLPGAAAVSLSVGPAEGETLWQFSVAGCKVGFTAAGLSLAGHTVLKSLGSVSCLYFLAFTTPVTELVYVLKLLRFPGIIVELVVLIYRFIFIFMESAWQLYVAQSARWGYSSFRRSLASMGVLLANIWAKAFLRAGRVLTGLNSRCYDGKLGFIDAPYVFSLRNIIFIVLLEGVLLLLARY, encoded by the coding sequence ATGATGTTCCCCACCGAGCAGTACGCATACGCCGGTAAGCTGCGCGGCGTCCATCCGCTGGAGAAATTTTCCTTTGCTGTCGTCACCATGACGCTTGGCCTGGCGGTAAACAGGCCGGAAATATATGTCATAATAACCGTGCTTATGCTGGGCGTGCTTGTGGGCAAAGCCGGGATTCCGGGAGCGGTTGTGTTGAAAATGCTCCTGGTTCCGCTGGCTTTTCTCTTACCGGGAGCGGCTGCTGTCTCTTTGTCGGTTGGTCCGGCTGAGGGCGAAACCCTGTGGCAATTCAGCGTTGCCGGCTGCAAGGTAGGATTTACCGCCGCCGGCTTGAGCCTGGCCGGGCACACCGTCTTAAAGTCGCTGGGTTCCGTAAGCTGTCTTTATTTCCTGGCCTTTACCACGCCGGTGACGGAACTTGTTTATGTGCTCAAGCTTTTGCGCTTTCCGGGCATTATTGTCGAACTCGTGGTCCTTATCTACCGTTTCATTTTTATTTTCATGGAATCCGCCTGGCAGCTGTATGTGGCCCAATCCGCCCGGTGGGGTTATTCCAGCTTCAGGAGGAGCCTTGCTTCCATGGGGGTATTGCTGGCCAATATCTGGGCGAAGGCCTTTCTCCGTGCCGGGCGGGTGCTTACCGGCCTGAACTCCCGTTGTTATGACGGTAAACTCGGATTTATCGATGCCCCGTACGTTTTTTCTTTACGGAACATTATTTTCATCGTCCTGCTGGAAGGGGTCTTGCTGCTCCTGGCCCGGTATTAG
- the cobA gene encoding uroporphyrinogen-III C-methyltransferase: MKKGVVYLVGTGPGEAGLITVKGLECIRAADTIVYDRLVNTRLLSYKKPGCRLVFAGKEPGRHTLSQPGINNLLVEEALSGRLVARLKGGDPFVFGRGGEEAAALREAGVPFEIVPGITSAVAAPAYAGIPVTHRDYASSFTVVAGHEDPEKELSSLDWPRLASEPGTLVFLMGGRNLPAIVERLLGCGKDPLTPAAVIRWGTRPEQRVASGVLGDIAEKVKKSGLASPAVTVIGEVVRLRESLLWFENKPLFGRRVLVTRSREQAGELSGKIEELGGEALELPVISIVPPADFSALDAAIAGAAGYDWLVFTSVNGVRSFLARMAALQIDIRRLGRARLCAIGPTTARALEERGLVVDVVPPTYRAEAVLEALKDKLLPGQKVLLPRASLARTVLVDGLKQMGAVVEEVAAYETVLESPDAAIIELIKEKMRNKEIHAVTFTSPSTVRGLLALLGEETRDLLKGTAVACIGPVTAAAAAAAGLEVRITAAEYTIEGLVEALASYLAKGKNRIGGMKL, encoded by the coding sequence ATAAAAAAAGGCGTGGTTTACCTGGTGGGAACAGGGCCGGGGGAGGCCGGATTGATTACGGTGAAGGGGTTGGAATGCATCAGGGCTGCCGATACCATTGTCTATGACCGGCTGGTGAACACCAGGCTCCTTTCGTATAAGAAACCGGGGTGCCGGCTTGTTTTTGCGGGGAAAGAACCGGGCCGGCACACGCTCAGCCAGCCCGGGATCAACAACCTGCTGGTGGAAGAGGCCCTTTCCGGCAGGCTGGTGGCCCGCCTGAAAGGGGGTGACCCGTTCGTTTTCGGCAGGGGCGGGGAAGAGGCTGCTGCCCTGCGGGAAGCGGGTGTTCCTTTTGAAATAGTGCCGGGAATAACTTCGGCCGTTGCCGCTCCGGCTTATGCAGGCATTCCGGTGACGCACCGCGATTATGCTTCCAGCTTCACGGTTGTCGCCGGTCATGAGGACCCGGAAAAAGAGCTCAGCAGCCTCGACTGGCCGCGGCTGGCCTCCGAACCGGGCACGCTTGTCTTCTTGATGGGAGGGCGAAACCTGCCGGCGATTGTGGAGCGCCTGCTCGGCTGCGGCAAAGACCCCTTGACCCCGGCAGCGGTGATTCGCTGGGGGACGAGACCTGAGCAGCGGGTGGCGAGCGGGGTGCTGGGCGACATTGCAGAGAAGGTCAAAAAGAGCGGCCTTGCCTCGCCGGCTGTTACCGTCATTGGAGAGGTCGTCCGGTTGAGAGAAAGCCTGCTGTGGTTTGAAAACAAGCCCCTTTTCGGCAGGCGTGTGCTGGTGACCCGTTCCCGCGAGCAGGCCGGCGAGCTTTCCGGAAAAATCGAGGAACTGGGCGGCGAGGCCCTGGAATTGCCGGTTATCTCCATTGTGCCACCCGCCGACTTTTCCGCGCTGGATGCGGCCATTGCCGGGGCTGCGGGGTACGACTGGCTGGTATTCACCAGCGTGAACGGGGTGCGGTCCTTTTTGGCGAGAATGGCCGCCCTGCAGATCGACATCAGGCGGTTGGGCCGGGCCAGGTTGTGCGCCATCGGGCCCACGACCGCCCGGGCGCTGGAAGAAAGAGGGCTGGTGGTGGACGTGGTCCCCCCAACTTACCGGGCGGAAGCCGTGCTGGAGGCTTTGAAAGACAAGTTGTTGCCCGGGCAAAAAGTCCTGCTGCCGCGCGCCAGCCTAGCCAGGACTGTGCTGGTTGACGGGCTAAAGCAAATGGGAGCGGTGGTGGAAGAGGTCGCGGCCTATGAAACGGTCCTGGAGAGTCCGGATGCGGCGATAATCGAGCTTATTAAAGAAAAAATGAGGAACAAGGAAATCCATGCCGTTACCTTCACCAGCCCTTCCACCGTCCGCGGTTTGTTGGCCCTGCTGGGGGAAGAGACGAGGGACCTGTTAAAAGGAACGGCTGTGGCCTGCATCGGGCCGGTCACGGCTGCGGCGGCGGCCGCCGCCGGGCTCGAGGTCAGGATCACGGCCGCCGAGTATACGATTGAGGGGCTGGTCGAGGCTCTCGCCTCATACTTGGCGAAGGGAAAAAACCGGATTGGAGGAATGAAGCTATGA
- the hemB gene encoding porphobilinogen synthase: MSFPVTRMRRLRKSPAVRKMLAGVNLSVNDLIFPLFVVEGKGIENPVRSMPGVSQLSIDRMLPKVEEVVKAGLKSVILFGIPEKKDGIGSEAYAEEGIIQRAIAAIKKEFPELAVITDVCLCEYTDHGHCGLVENGRVLNDATLELLARTALSHARAGADMVAPSDMMDGRVGAIRAELDREGYEDTLIMAYSVKYASAFYGPFREAAGSAPRFGDRSTYQMDPVAAAEQAVLEAFLDLEEGADIIMVKPALAYLDIVRRVREEFLCPVACYNVSGEYAMIKAAAQNGWIEEKKVVMELVTAMKRAGSDLILTYHALDLAGWLKEEGFR, encoded by the coding sequence ATGAGTTTCCCGGTGACAAGAATGCGCAGGCTGAGAAAGTCACCTGCGGTAAGGAAAATGCTGGCCGGCGTAAACTTGTCGGTAAATGATCTTATTTTTCCCCTTTTTGTGGTGGAGGGAAAAGGGATCGAGAATCCCGTCCGGTCAATGCCGGGCGTTTCCCAGCTGTCAATTGACAGGATGCTCCCCAAGGTGGAAGAAGTGGTGAAAGCTGGCCTCAAGTCCGTAATCCTTTTCGGCATCCCGGAGAAAAAGGACGGTATAGGTTCGGAAGCCTACGCAGAAGAAGGGATCATCCAGCGGGCAATTGCCGCGATAAAAAAAGAGTTCCCGGAACTGGCCGTCATCACCGATGTCTGTTTGTGCGAGTATACGGATCATGGTCACTGCGGCCTTGTGGAGAACGGCCGGGTTCTGAATGACGCCACCCTGGAACTGCTGGCCAGGACCGCCCTTTCTCATGCCCGGGCCGGCGCGGACATGGTGGCTCCTTCCGACATGATGGACGGGAGGGTGGGAGCTATCCGCGCCGAACTGGACAGGGAGGGATACGAAGACACCCTGATCATGGCCTATTCGGTCAAATACGCTTCCGCCTTTTATGGTCCTTTCCGCGAAGCGGCCGGTTCCGCTCCCCGCTTCGGGGACAGGAGCACCTACCAGATGGACCCCGTTGCCGCCGCGGAACAGGCCGTGCTGGAAGCATTCCTCGATTTGGAAGAGGGTGCCGACATTATTATGGTTAAGCCGGCCCTGGCTTACCTGGATATAGTCAGGCGGGTCAGGGAAGAATTCCTCTGCCCGGTGGCCTGCTACAACGTCAGCGGCGAGTACGCCATGATCAAGGCGGCTGCTCAAAACGGCTGGATTGAAGAAAAAAAAGTCGTGATGGAACTGGTGACGGCCATGAAAAGGGCGGGCAGCGACCTGATCCTGACCTACCATGCCCTGGACCTGGCCGGATGGTTGAAGGAGGAAGGCTTTAGATGA
- the hemA gene encoding glutamyl-tRNA reductase codes for MPIAVFGLNHRSAPVEIREKLSFSRSRIAAQKEEIGGLQEVEGAVILSTCNRTEFYVTTQNPAGSRRSLLGFAARYSACPPETLGRHIYWKEGREAVHHLFRVAAGLDSMMLGESQVLGQVEDAYNYAREYGISNNILNPLFQKAIEVGKRVRTETRIDRQALSVGSAAVEMAREFFGGLEGRVVLVLGAGETGELAARHLAAGGVGAVLVANRTYERALRLARELNGEAVCFAGFMSCLEKADLVIGSTAAPHYVVRAADVERVLAKRKGRPLLFIDLAVPRDIEPAVALLENVSLHDVDDLQGVIGKNLEERKKEAAKAELLVREDLNKFFEWYDSLFVIPTIAALKEKAEKIKEKELEKALRKLGGLSEKEKKVIMSMAGSIVNKFLYDPIINLKECARSDSGRLYTETINKLFNLSSEGKEMSGEDAV; via the coding sequence ATGCCTATCGCCGTTTTCGGGTTGAATCACCGCTCTGCTCCCGTCGAAATCCGGGAAAAGCTCAGTTTCTCCAGAAGCCGCATTGCAGCCCAAAAGGAGGAAATCGGCGGCCTGCAGGAAGTGGAAGGAGCGGTCATACTTTCCACCTGCAACAGGACCGAGTTTTACGTTACAACGCAGAATCCGGCCGGCAGCCGCCGCTCGCTTCTCGGTTTTGCCGCCCGGTACAGCGCCTGTCCCCCGGAAACGCTGGGAAGGCACATTTACTGGAAGGAAGGGCGGGAAGCCGTGCATCACCTGTTCCGGGTGGCCGCGGGGCTTGATTCCATGATGCTGGGCGAAAGCCAGGTCCTGGGTCAGGTGGAAGATGCCTACAACTACGCCAGGGAATACGGTATTTCCAACAACATATTGAATCCCCTGTTTCAGAAAGCCATCGAAGTGGGGAAAAGGGTGCGCACCGAGACCAGGATTGACCGCCAGGCCCTCTCCGTCGGTTCTGCCGCCGTAGAGATGGCCAGGGAATTCTTCGGCGGCCTGGAAGGGCGGGTGGTGCTCGTGCTGGGGGCCGGTGAGACCGGCGAGCTGGCGGCCCGTCACCTTGCTGCCGGCGGCGTGGGGGCAGTGCTCGTAGCCAACCGGACTTATGAAAGGGCCCTAAGGCTGGCCCGCGAGTTGAACGGCGAAGCCGTATGTTTTGCCGGGTTTATGTCCTGCCTGGAAAAAGCGGACCTGGTCATCGGCAGCACAGCCGCTCCCCATTATGTCGTCAGGGCCGCCGATGTGGAGCGCGTTCTGGCTAAAAGAAAGGGCAGGCCGCTTCTCTTCATTGATCTTGCGGTGCCCCGCGACATTGAGCCTGCCGTGGCCTTGCTCGAGAACGTGTCCCTGCACGATGTGGATGACCTGCAGGGGGTGATCGGTAAAAACCTGGAGGAGAGGAAGAAGGAAGCGGCTAAAGCGGAACTGCTGGTCAGGGAAGACCTCAACAAGTTCTTCGAGTGGTACGACAGCCTGTTTGTCATTCCCACCATTGCCGCCCTTAAGGAAAAGGCCGAAAAAATCAAGGAAAAGGAGTTGGAAAAGGCCCTCAGAAAGCTGGGCGGCCTTTCGGAGAAAGAAAAGAAGGTGATCATGTCCATGGCCGGTTCCATCGTCAACAAATTCCTCTATGACCCGATCATCAACCTGAAAGAGTGCGCGCGCTCGGACAGCGGCCGGTTGTACACGGAAACAATCAACAAACTGTTCAACCTCTCGAGCGAAGGAAAAGAAATGTCCGGGGAGGACGCGGTATGA
- a CDS encoding sirohydrochlorin cobaltochelatase produces the protein MKTGQKKKAILVVSFGTTHHDACKVTIEACEEEIARRFPGYETRRAFTSNIIRKTLKERDGMEIDDTGEALRKLKEEGFGEVIVQPLHIIPGEEYHEKVLKPAAPYREQFERLVVGRTVLAAASDYAAAAEALKRQLPRLDEDQAVVLMGHGSDHPANACYAMLQLVLMATLPRVFIAGVEGYPGIGDVVSRLKAGGIKKVVLMPYMLVAGEHAKNDLAGDEDDSWKKMLEREGFEVSLYLHGLGENPAYREIFVRRVADCLKAAEAAGA, from the coding sequence ATGAAAACAGGTCAAAAGAAAAAGGCCATCCTGGTGGTGAGTTTCGGCACCACTCACCATGACGCCTGCAAAGTGACGATAGAAGCCTGCGAGGAGGAAATAGCCCGGCGCTTCCCAGGCTACGAAACGCGCAGGGCTTTCACCTCCAACATCATCCGGAAAACCCTCAAAGAACGGGACGGCATGGAAATAGACGATACAGGCGAGGCGCTCCGGAAACTGAAAGAAGAGGGCTTCGGGGAGGTCATTGTCCAGCCCTTACATATCATCCCGGGTGAGGAGTACCACGAAAAGGTCCTCAAACCGGCTGCGCCATACCGTGAACAGTTTGAGAGGCTTGTTGTGGGAAGGACTGTCCTGGCGGCTGCAAGCGATTACGCAGCGGCGGCGGAGGCCCTTAAAAGACAGCTTCCCAGGCTGGATGAAGACCAGGCCGTTGTATTGATGGGACACGGCTCGGACCATCCCGCCAATGCCTGCTATGCCATGCTGCAGCTGGTTCTCATGGCTACCCTCCCCCGGGTCTTCATCGCCGGCGTGGAAGGATACCCGGGGATAGGCGACGTTGTTTCCAGGCTGAAGGCCGGCGGGATCAAGAAGGTGGTCCTGATGCCCTACATGCTGGTGGCGGGGGAACACGCCAAGAATGACCTGGCGGGAGATGAGGATGATTCATGGAAAAAAATGCTGGAAAGGGAAGGGTTTGAAGTGAGCCTTTACCTGCACGGGTTGGGGGAGAATCCGGCTTACCGGGAGATCTTTGTACGGCGTGTTGCGGACTGCCTAAAAGCGGCTGAGGCTGCCGGCGCGTAA
- a CDS encoding energy-coupling factor ABC transporter substrate-binding protein produces MSFARKNIVLLGLVVVLAVFPLLVVHDSDFGGADGAAKEKILEINPQYVPWFDSIWEPPGGETESLLFAVQAALGAGFLGYYIGLRRGQKKAAEK; encoded by the coding sequence ATGTCCTTTGCCCGTAAAAACATTGTGCTTTTGGGACTCGTGGTGGTCCTTGCCGTCTTTCCCCTGCTGGTGGTTCACGATTCTGATTTCGGGGGAGCGGACGGGGCGGCAAAAGAGAAAATACTGGAAATAAACCCCCAGTACGTGCCGTGGTTTGATTCAATCTGGGAACCCCCCGGCGGCGAAACGGAAAGCCTGCTTTTTGCTGTCCAGGCTGCCCTGGGCGCCGGTTTTCTGGGTTACTATATCGGGCTGCGCAGGGGACAGAAAAAAGCGGCGGAAAAATGA